In Opitutaceae bacterium TAV5, one genomic interval encodes:
- a CDS encoding 2-hydroxyacid dehydrogenase, with protein MTAVLSALAKPPCAFPAQSRVLFALVPREKEIFLPDLDLSNPGAFDNADCIWPDVLPTRAEPAAWRALLDAIRPDVIVSAWRTPPLPVDWITGGETNSGAGAGGPAGGGDGVPCPLRYVCHLTGTVRQKVPRVFLERGGLVTNWGGQVAAQVAEHALLLALASLRRAPAWMGSAGASSAGKASALKTDTQTLFNRRVGIHGCGGVARTLAALLEPFTRDSGGIACFSAGVPDEVIRAAGMRPAGSLARLFAGKEILFECEALTPVNEQSVDAATLAQLPDGALFVNVARGQLVDEAALLHEVRSGRLQAALDVLAIEPVPANSPWRTLPGAIWSPHIAGPTSDMMPRIGSVAMQNLASYLAGRPLSHLVSLEAYDRAT; from the coding sequence ATGACTGCCGTTCTGTCCGCACTCGCCAAACCGCCTTGCGCATTCCCCGCGCAATCGCGCGTCCTCTTTGCCCTCGTTCCCCGGGAGAAAGAGATCTTTCTTCCCGATCTCGATTTGTCCAACCCCGGCGCATTCGACAATGCGGATTGCATCTGGCCCGATGTCCTTCCGACCAGGGCCGAACCCGCCGCATGGCGTGCTCTGCTCGACGCCATCCGCCCCGACGTGATCGTGAGCGCATGGCGCACGCCGCCGCTGCCCGTTGACTGGATCACCGGCGGCGAGACAAACAGCGGAGCAGGCGCAGGCGGCCCCGCCGGCGGAGGCGATGGCGTGCCGTGTCCGCTGCGCTATGTCTGCCACCTCACCGGCACCGTGCGCCAGAAAGTGCCGCGTGTGTTCCTCGAACGCGGCGGACTCGTCACCAACTGGGGAGGGCAGGTCGCTGCCCAGGTTGCCGAACACGCGCTGCTGCTCGCGCTGGCCTCGCTGCGCCGCGCCCCCGCGTGGATGGGCTCGGCGGGCGCCTCCTCCGCAGGCAAGGCAAGTGCCCTGAAAACGGATACACAAACGCTCTTCAACCGCCGCGTCGGTATTCACGGTTGCGGCGGCGTGGCCCGCACGCTGGCGGCCCTGCTGGAACCGTTCACCCGTGATTCCGGCGGCATCGCCTGTTTCTCCGCCGGCGTGCCCGATGAAGTTATCCGCGCCGCCGGGATGCGACCCGCCGGTTCATTGGCCAGGTTATTTGCCGGAAAAGAAATTCTCTTCGAATGCGAAGCGCTCACGCCCGTCAACGAGCAGTCCGTGGATGCCGCCACGCTCGCACAGCTCCCCGATGGCGCGCTTTTTGTCAACGTGGCCCGCGGCCAACTGGTGGACGAAGCGGCGTTGTTGCACGAGGTCCGTTCCGGACGCCTGCAAGCCGCGCTCGATGTGCTGGCGATCGAACCTGTGCCCGCCAATTCTCCGTGGCGGACGCTTCCCGGCGCAATCTGGTCCCCCCACATCGCCGGTCCCACCAGCGACATGATGCCGCGCATCGGCTCCGTCGCCATGCAGAACCTCGCCAGCTACCTCGCCGGCCGGCCGCTCTCCCATCTCGTTTCCCTCGAAGCATACGACCGGGCGACCTGA
- a CDS encoding MFS transporter, whose amino-acid sequence MPEPWFCATGAVVAEPAKSAKIWRVGTLTYTTGGLLVVIGWLLLAGFAWSMHEHSVGPMAQWYLDHLNIPNLSFGLFVMSFPSLIGLLSGPIISVRSDRHRGRLGRRIPFLLIMAPIAALGMIGIAFTPVIARQLHASLLPAQNGTTVALVCLGLSGAVFAFAIISTQSVFGGLINDVVPVEILGRFCGLLRAANLIAGITFSYWIMGLVPARFTLILSAIGIFYCTAFMWGCHKVREGKYPRPSMHIARPEPDTRNRTVGGGFIAEVRTYCRECFTHPYYLVLFAMLTAAALAFGPVNVFSIPYARSLGVDMNVYGKMLAMTFLILLGLSWFLGWLCDRFHPLRMVMVALAAYTLVAAWGSIYAGTSRAFLCAWVMHGVISGCYWACVASLGQRLYPHSRFAQFASAAAMLLAIGNMIMAPAIGALIDVSGGCYRMTFAIGALLAMSALGCAIHVHGRFTALGGPCAYVAPE is encoded by the coding sequence TTGCCGGAACCTTGGTTTTGCGCCACTGGCGCCGTCGTGGCTGAACCGGCGAAATCCGCCAAAATCTGGCGTGTCGGCACGCTCACCTACACAACAGGCGGCCTGCTCGTCGTTATTGGCTGGCTGCTTCTGGCCGGCTTTGCGTGGTCCATGCACGAGCATTCGGTCGGGCCGATGGCGCAGTGGTATCTTGATCATCTCAACATTCCCAACCTGTCTTTCGGTTTGTTTGTCATGTCGTTCCCCTCGCTCATCGGCCTGCTTTCCGGGCCGATTATCAGCGTGCGGTCCGACCGTCATCGTGGACGGCTGGGACGGCGCATCCCGTTCCTGCTCATAATGGCCCCGATCGCCGCGCTGGGCATGATCGGCATCGCCTTCACGCCGGTCATCGCGCGGCAGCTTCACGCCAGCCTGCTACCCGCACAGAACGGGACGACCGTCGCCCTTGTCTGCCTTGGCCTGTCCGGAGCCGTATTCGCATTTGCCATCATTTCCACCCAGTCCGTTTTTGGCGGCCTCATCAACGATGTAGTCCCCGTGGAAATACTCGGTCGTTTCTGCGGCCTTTTGCGCGCGGCCAACCTGATTGCCGGCATCACCTTCAGCTACTGGATCATGGGCCTGGTGCCGGCCCGCTTCACCCTGATCCTGAGTGCTATCGGCATTTTCTACTGCACTGCCTTCATGTGGGGTTGCCACAAGGTGAGGGAAGGCAAGTACCCGCGGCCTTCGATGCACATCGCACGCCCCGAGCCGGACACCCGGAACCGGACAGTTGGAGGCGGATTCATCGCGGAGGTGCGAACCTATTGCCGTGAGTGCTTCACCCACCCGTATTATCTCGTGCTGTTCGCCATGCTGACGGCGGCCGCGCTGGCCTTCGGCCCCGTCAACGTGTTTTCAATTCCCTACGCACGCAGCCTTGGTGTGGACATGAATGTCTACGGAAAAATGCTCGCGATGACGTTCCTTATCCTGCTCGGGCTTTCCTGGTTTCTCGGATGGCTCTGCGACAGGTTTCATCCCCTGCGCATGGTGATGGTTGCGCTGGCCGCCTACACACTCGTCGCCGCGTGGGGGTCGATTTATGCCGGCACGTCCCGCGCTTTCTTGTGTGCATGGGTGATGCACGGCGTAATTTCCGGTTGCTACTGGGCCTGCGTCGCCTCGCTCGGCCAAAGGCTGTATCCGCATTCCCGATTCGCCCAGTTCGCCTCGGCCGCCGCAATGTTGCTGGCAATTGGCAACATGATCATGGCTCCGGCAATCGGCGCGCTGATCGATGTGTCAGGAGGATGTTACCGGATGACCTTTGCCATCGGTGCCCTGCTCGCCATGTCAGCCCTCGGTTGCGCCATCCATGTCCATGGAAGATTCACCGCACTGGGCGGCCCCTGCGCCTATGTCGCACCGGAATGA
- a CDS encoding AraC family transcriptional regulator: protein MLRNRNRLIVFRSATPAAPNLPLTVRSAGRNEAPRGWEEPPRQKGFLELFWGLEGRGEFRVDDGWTSLEPGRIFIYRPGDTHHLRAVSDFWRYCWVTFDHADCVRWFDAFGLGGRLHQAGPCPETVFLEITAALREYTAEGERRAAHLAHALLLAASAKTSPSAPDSLPARARALMDRLFTDPAVGVTELAERLRVHRSTLFRRFAASHGLKPSTYLHNLRVQHGLALLRETGAPIHEVALASGFADANYFSRAIREATGLSPREFRNS from the coding sequence ATGTTGCGCAATCGAAACCGCCTGATTGTCTTCCGGTCCGCCACCCCGGCGGCGCCCAACCTGCCGTTGACCGTGCGCTCGGCGGGCCGCAACGAGGCGCCGCGCGGCTGGGAAGAGCCGCCGCGGCAAAAGGGGTTTCTCGAACTGTTCTGGGGCCTGGAGGGGCGGGGTGAATTTCGGGTGGACGACGGCTGGACCTCCCTCGAACCGGGCCGGATTTTTATCTATCGGCCCGGCGATACGCACCATTTGCGCGCCGTGTCGGATTTCTGGCGGTATTGCTGGGTGACCTTCGACCACGCGGACTGCGTGCGCTGGTTCGATGCGTTCGGGCTTGGCGGACGGCTCCACCAGGCCGGACCGTGTCCCGAGACTGTTTTTTTGGAAATCACCGCCGCGTTGCGCGAATACACGGCCGAGGGCGAGCGGCGGGCCGCGCACCTGGCGCACGCGCTGTTGCTGGCCGCCTCGGCCAAAACCAGCCCCTCCGCGCCCGACTCGCTTCCGGCGCGGGCGAGGGCGCTCATGGACCGCCTCTTCACCGACCCCGCCGTGGGCGTGACCGAACTGGCGGAGCGGTTGCGTGTGCATCGCAGCACGTTGTTTCGCCGCTTTGCCGCCAGCCACGGACTGAAACCCTCGACCTACCTCCACAACCTGCGCGTGCAGCACGGCCTTGCCTTGCTGCGGGAAACCGGCGCGCCCATCCACGAAGTGGCGCTCGCTTCGGGTTTCGCCGACGCGAACTACTTTTCCCGCGCCATCCGCGAGGCCACCGGCCTGAGCCCGCGGGAGTTTCGCAACAGTTGA
- a CDS encoding LacI family transcription regulator, with translation MDYVPDPMLSALSAYRSSRRPAAFQGVLAWVVNTTGGYDWTASSIYSGYHAGARAGARRHGFTMETVDMGAPGMTPARIARALRARSISGLLLCPQPRARMSLDFPWEEFSAVTFGYTLEQPGLHTIVPAQYRNLTRAMRELLRRGYRRPGLVFHDSHDLRSDHNYLGAWYAECHFLASRVEPLLFETWPDYRKPLEAWLHKWRPDAIIAGATNIMTHLADIGMAVPDDVAVVCPGLGDASSTVSGIFEEPVHVGEIAVDFLVAMMHRNERGIPAHQQRIHVEGSWVEGKTIRPAS, from the coding sequence ATGGACTATGTGCCCGATCCCATGCTTTCCGCACTCTCCGCCTACCGCAGTTCTCGACGGCCCGCCGCTTTTCAGGGCGTGCTCGCCTGGGTCGTCAACACAACCGGCGGTTACGACTGGACCGCATCCAGCATTTACAGCGGCTACCATGCCGGCGCCCGGGCCGGAGCCCGGCGTCACGGCTTCACTATGGAAACGGTGGATATGGGTGCTCCCGGCATGACGCCGGCCCGCATTGCCCGCGCCCTTCGCGCCCGCTCTATTTCCGGCCTGCTGCTTTGCCCGCAACCCCGCGCCCGCATGTCGCTGGATTTTCCCTGGGAGGAATTTTCCGCCGTCACCTTTGGCTACACCCTGGAACAACCCGGCCTGCACACCATTGTTCCCGCCCAGTATCGCAATCTCACCCGGGCCATGCGCGAACTCCTCCGCCGTGGCTACCGCCGCCCGGGTCTTGTCTTTCACGACAGCCATGACCTCCGGAGTGACCACAACTATCTCGGCGCCTGGTACGCCGAGTGTCACTTCCTGGCCTCGCGTGTCGAGCCGCTGCTGTTCGAAACCTGGCCCGACTACCGCAAGCCACTCGAAGCCTGGCTGCACAAGTGGCGTCCTGATGCAATCATTGCCGGCGCAACCAATATCATGACGCATCTCGCAGACATCGGCATGGCGGTGCCGGATGATGTGGCCGTTGTCTGCCCGGGCCTCGGCGATGCCAGTTCGACGGTTTCGGGAATATTCGAGGAGCCTGTCCATGTCGGCGAGATCGCCGTCGATTTTCTCGTCGCGATGATGCACCGCAACGAACGCGGCATCCCTGCCCACCAGCAACGCATCCACGTCGAGGGTTCCTGGGTCGAAGGGAAGACCATCCGGCCGGCCTCCTGA
- a CDS encoding transcriptional regulator: MKQTPLTQGIALVRMMVHAGHSLGVTRIAEELDMPKSSAHRLLASLQELGFVQKIEATKRYTLSADIFDFVHEIAWHFGRNLRLDDQLRAAAAKLDCSIYISMLGRRDTYVVCAAGEEGNTTRLGSHGRAYASSIGKVLVAQLPEKEWARYAPGNEEAPATRYTNRDPKKFIAQLREARRAGFAWNRRETSKDHVSVAAVVREPFIDPPRLAVALLMRHEVFAVRDQAELEKELLKLAGELERELGSR; this comes from the coding sequence ATGAAACAGACTCCGCTCACGCAAGGCATCGCACTCGTCCGCATGATGGTTCACGCCGGGCACTCGCTTGGGGTGACGCGCATCGCGGAGGAACTGGACATGCCGAAGTCGTCGGCGCACCGCTTGCTGGCGTCGTTGCAGGAGCTGGGCTTCGTGCAAAAAATCGAGGCGACGAAGCGCTACACGCTGAGCGCGGACATCTTTGATTTCGTGCACGAGATCGCGTGGCACTTCGGACGCAATCTGCGGCTCGACGACCAGCTTCGCGCGGCGGCGGCGAAGCTGGATTGCAGCATCTACATCAGCATGCTGGGGCGGCGCGACACGTATGTGGTCTGCGCGGCGGGCGAGGAGGGCAACACGACGCGGCTCGGCTCGCACGGGCGCGCCTATGCGTCGTCGATCGGCAAGGTGCTGGTGGCCCAGTTACCGGAGAAAGAATGGGCGCGCTATGCGCCCGGCAACGAGGAGGCTCCGGCCACGCGTTATACGAACCGCGACCCGAAAAAATTCATCGCCCAGCTCCGCGAAGCCCGGCGGGCAGGTTTTGCGTGGAACCGGCGTGAAACCAGCAAGGACCATGTGTCGGTGGCAGCCGTGGTGAGGGAGCCTTTTATCGATCCGCCACGCCTGGCCGTGGCGTTGCTGATGCGGCACGAGGTATTTGCGGTGCGCGATCAGGCGGAGCTGGAAAAGGAACTGCTGAAACTGGCGGGAGAGCTCGAACGCGAACTGGGTTCACGGTGA
- a CDS encoding heparinase gives MSFRPHLFLRCAFWPAVTLPLLPVSMPPVSAASAAQNTTPAFVPDPIRVAQLAGWIAATPRTGLAPSLEDRAFWGTRAEANPAVAAALRRQAKSMARQPVPALPQELYDDFQKTGQRKAFEQPYQARLSRLNTFVLVAGLTEENPDGAIAENTGEHFVSLAEATISAILDESAWVLPAHAAQAGNAADIRTYVDLGAASRAWTLATADWLLGDRLAPSIRERIRTEVRERVLAPYLARVRSGDARGWWWVTTTNNWNAVCHAGVLGAALLLVDDAAERAEFAGAFEAATRRYVAGFGNDGFCHEGLDYWNYGFGHYVAGAETLRLATGGKVDLLADGQARRIAEFGARWQIAGGVYPAFSDVKLSPRPSPLLVAFSALRFGLGAVTGEPDLTDEPLYQAALDISLPRPAERTAAARRTTARDGGMLPLRDWFPDGGALIVRRQPAEQGLAAAFKGGNNNQPHNHNDLGSFVLVCDGRRVLTDLGGDTYVKDTFGPKRYTSGVLNSFGHPVPRVAGKLQRTGAAAKAMTMRTEFTDAADTWEIDLTSAYDVPELERLTRTFVFRRNDGVTGKGSLEIVDRVRFRDGAAPQAFGTALVLQGKQAREAVDEEARRFVVRQGLSGVRVSWDGKSETSGTAGLVVKEEPIFGIVPDSLPAGTRVGIDFARPVREATIRLRIDGE, from the coding sequence ATGTCATTTCGCCCTCACCTGTTCCTGCGCTGCGCTTTCTGGCCTGCGGTCACCTTGCCGCTGCTGCCTGTTTCGATGCCTCCCGTATCCGCCGCCAGCGCGGCTCAAAATACAACTCCCGCTTTCGTGCCCGATCCGATTCGCGTCGCGCAGCTTGCCGGATGGATCGCCGCAACGCCCCGCACCGGCCTCGCGCCGTCCCTTGAGGACAGGGCATTCTGGGGTACCCGGGCGGAGGCCAATCCGGCCGTTGCCGCAGCCTTGCGGCGGCAGGCGAAATCGATGGCGCGCCAGCCGGTGCCCGCTCTTCCGCAAGAACTCTATGACGACTTCCAGAAGACCGGACAGCGCAAAGCCTTCGAGCAGCCCTACCAGGCGCGTCTCTCCCGGCTCAATACGTTTGTGCTGGTTGCAGGTCTGACGGAGGAAAACCCGGACGGTGCGATTGCGGAAAACACGGGCGAACATTTCGTTTCGCTGGCCGAAGCCACCATCTCGGCCATCCTCGACGAATCCGCCTGGGTCTTGCCGGCGCATGCTGCGCAGGCTGGCAACGCTGCCGATATACGCACCTACGTTGACCTTGGTGCGGCCTCACGCGCCTGGACGCTGGCGACTGCCGACTGGCTGCTTGGGGACCGGCTTGCACCTTCGATCCGTGAACGCATTCGTACCGAGGTGCGCGAGCGCGTGCTCGCCCCGTATCTCGCACGCGTGCGCTCCGGCGACGCGCGTGGCTGGTGGTGGGTGACGACAACCAACAACTGGAACGCCGTCTGCCATGCGGGTGTTCTCGGCGCGGCATTGCTCCTGGTGGACGACGCCGCGGAGCGGGCGGAATTCGCGGGAGCGTTTGAGGCTGCCACGCGGCGGTATGTGGCCGGCTTTGGCAACGACGGATTCTGCCACGAGGGACTCGATTACTGGAATTATGGCTTCGGTCACTACGTGGCGGGTGCGGAGACGCTGCGGCTGGCGACGGGAGGCAAGGTCGATTTGCTGGCCGATGGCCAGGCCAGGCGAATAGCTGAATTTGGCGCACGCTGGCAGATCGCCGGCGGCGTGTATCCGGCTTTCAGTGACGTGAAACTTTCGCCCCGCCCTTCTCCTTTGCTGGTCGCTTTCAGCGCCCTCCGTTTCGGGCTCGGAGCCGTGACGGGAGAGCCGGACCTGACCGACGAGCCGCTTTACCAGGCGGCACTGGATATCTCCCTGCCGCGTCCGGCGGAGCGGACGGCGGCTGCACGGCGGACGACGGCAAGAGACGGCGGCATGTTACCCTTGCGCGACTGGTTTCCCGACGGCGGCGCGCTCATCGTCCGCCGGCAACCGGCGGAGCAGGGACTGGCGGCGGCGTTCAAAGGGGGAAACAACAACCAGCCTCATAACCACAACGATCTCGGCTCGTTTGTCCTTGTATGCGACGGACGGCGCGTGCTGACCGATCTCGGCGGCGACACCTACGTCAAGGATACGTTCGGGCCGAAGCGCTATACGAGCGGCGTGCTCAACTCCTTCGGTCATCCCGTGCCGCGCGTGGCCGGCAAGTTGCAGCGGACGGGCGCGGCGGCGAAGGCGATGACGATGCGGACCGAATTCACCGATGCCGCCGATACGTGGGAGATCGACCTGACGAGCGCCTATGACGTGCCGGAACTGGAGCGGTTGACGCGGACGTTTGTATTTCGCCGTAACGATGGAGTGACGGGAAAGGGGAGTCTGGAAATCGTGGACCGGGTGCGTTTCCGCGATGGCGCGGCGCCGCAAGCTTTTGGCACGGCGCTGGTGCTACAGGGCAAACAGGCTCGCGAGGCCGTCGATGAGGAAGCGCGGCGGTTTGTCGTGCGACAGGGGCTGAGCGGAGTGCGGGTTTCTTGGGATGGCAAAAGCGAAACATCGGGAACCGCTGGTCTCGTGGTGAAGGAGGAGCCGATTTTTGGCATTGTACCTGACAGCCTGCCGGCAGGGACACGTGTGGGCATCGACTTCGCCAGGCCTGTGCGTGAGGCGACAATCCGGTTGCGCATTGATGGGGAATGA
- a CDS encoding anchor protein, whose translation MAGKSPLLLCGRCSPETNNLVPPVMKHCLPLLAFALATTAHAAVVLTDNFNDTSNWTKAGDPFTAESTADTGNLFGGGTENNYLNLVFTAGSSIHVLHTAQSLSLGTTGQIAFDFYEPVVDGATGAGIILRLGTNTGNGGTAFAVSLRRGGLFAANLPSVGVDTANPIATYSQLSRHTLTVVFNNTASSISYGNDNYTLAGSQIDVWLDGARVGSGLAAVAGNSLTGSNITTINFTDKAGTASTLYLDNFEARTDITIGTTVPEPATEATLAGLLALAGTLVLRHWRRRG comes from the coding sequence TTGGCCGGGAAAAGTCCGCTCCTCCTTTGCGGACGGTGCTCACCTGAAACGAACAACCTTGTCCCACCCGTCATGAAACACTGTCTCCCCCTCCTCGCGTTTGCCCTGGCCACCACGGCGCACGCCGCTGTTGTGCTCACGGACAACTTCAATGATACTTCCAACTGGACCAAAGCCGGTGATCCCTTCACTGCCGAATCCACTGCCGACACCGGCAACCTCTTCGGTGGGGGCACGGAAAACAATTACCTCAATCTGGTTTTCACGGCAGGCAGCAGTATCCACGTTCTTCACACCGCCCAGTCCCTGTCCCTTGGCACGACCGGACAAATCGCGTTCGACTTTTATGAGCCGGTTGTCGATGGCGCCACCGGTGCTGGCATCATTCTGCGCCTTGGAACAAATACCGGCAACGGAGGTACCGCCTTTGCCGTGTCTCTCCGGCGAGGCGGCCTCTTTGCCGCCAACCTGCCCTCCGTGGGCGTTGACACGGCTAATCCGATCGCAACCTACAGCCAGCTTTCCCGGCACACGCTGACGGTTGTTTTCAACAACACCGCCAGCTCCATTTCGTACGGAAATGACAACTACACGCTGGCTGGCAGCCAGATCGATGTATGGCTGGACGGCGCCCGGGTTGGCTCCGGGCTCGCAGCGGTTGCGGGCAACAGCCTCACAGGTTCAAACATCACGACGATCAACTTCACCGACAAGGCCGGCACCGCCAGCACACTCTACCTCGACAATTTCGAGGCGCGCACCGACATCACCATCGGCACCACCGTTCCCGAACCCGCTACCGAGGCAACGCTCGCAGGCCTGCTGGCGCTTGCCGGAACCTTGGTTTTGCGCCACTGGCGCCGTCGTGGCTGA
- a CDS encoding N-terminal cleavage protein yields MKTPASFCFPAAPFLRRPASPRSRRGAFTLIELLTVITIIGILAAILVPTVASVRRAANRVACASNLRQLGVAIAAYTIENKDLLPGPLYTGMDPLYRDNDGADGRLGSFIWRYLGLPAPSPGTERRAEIFACPAWSRNAPADQKYLRTAAARNVDLAAGGRGRSFGYAPDGNKPIRWSAVARPSHEMALWDLDNEIWPGADVPPKPAHGNVRNVLWMDWHVKALDVNALPVDQWKL; encoded by the coding sequence ATGAAAACACCCGCTTCCTTCTGCTTCCCCGCTGCGCCGTTTCTCCGTCGCCCTGCCTCACCTCGTTCGCGGCGCGGAGCGTTTACGTTGATCGAGTTGCTGACCGTCATCACGATCATCGGCATTCTCGCCGCCATTCTCGTCCCCACGGTTGCCTCGGTGCGGCGGGCCGCCAACCGCGTGGCCTGTGCGTCGAATCTCCGGCAGCTTGGTGTGGCCATCGCCGCCTACACCATCGAGAACAAGGATCTGTTGCCGGGGCCGCTCTATACGGGAATGGACCCGCTTTACAGGGACAACGATGGCGCGGACGGGAGACTTGGCTCGTTCATCTGGCGCTACCTGGGTCTTCCGGCACCGTCGCCGGGTACGGAGCGGCGGGCCGAAATTTTTGCCTGTCCGGCGTGGTCGAGAAACGCGCCCGCCGACCAGAAATATTTACGAACCGCAGCGGCGCGCAATGTAGACCTGGCCGCTGGCGGACGGGGCCGGTCTTTCGGTTATGCTCCGGACGGGAACAAGCCGATCCGCTGGTCGGCTGTAGCCAGGCCGTCGCATGAGATGGCCCTATGGGATCTGGACAACGAAATCTGGCCCGGCGCAGACGTTCCGCCCAAACCGGCGCACGGCAACGTGCGCAACGTCCTGTGGATGGACTGGCACGTGAAGGCTCTCGACGTCAACGCGCTGCCAGTGGACCAGTGGAAACTGTAA
- a CDS encoding cellulase: MNLLDTLKHPLAITMWDFSWLERRWPGAGYEDRDKALDGLVERGYDAVRIDAYPHLVAADPHREWEILPPWNQQDWGSPARVHVRVMPALTEFICKCRERGLRVALSTWFQNDTTERRLGIASARVHAAIWIATLEQIERAGLLDAVLYVDICNEWPGRSWAPFFPEQGNDWRTPASFDWMRECCRLLRERYPALPLTTSFSTFLSGEDLRDANPDFLDFLEPHRWMSFATDFYERVGYHFERFESIGYENVVARAERLYRSDPEYWKGLFARELDALVDWSRATGKPLVTTEGWAIVDYKDWPGLDWGWVKELNAWAVERVVASGRWAAICTSNFCGPQFRGMWRDVDWHRNLTRKIHAGKLPS, from the coding sequence ATGAACTTGCTCGACACGCTTAAGCATCCGCTCGCCATAACCATGTGGGATTTCTCCTGGCTCGAACGCCGCTGGCCGGGGGCAGGTTACGAAGACCGGGACAAGGCGCTCGATGGTCTCGTCGAACGCGGTTACGACGCCGTGCGCATCGACGCGTATCCGCACCTGGTGGCGGCCGACCCGCACCGCGAATGGGAAATCCTGCCTCCGTGGAACCAGCAGGACTGGGGCAGTCCGGCACGCGTGCACGTACGGGTGATGCCGGCGTTGACGGAATTTATTTGCAAGTGCCGCGAACGTGGACTGCGCGTCGCGCTTTCAACGTGGTTCCAGAATGACACGACGGAGCGCCGTCTCGGGATTGCGAGCGCGCGAGTCCACGCCGCCATCTGGATTGCCACGCTGGAACAGATCGAACGGGCGGGGCTGCTCGATGCGGTGCTTTATGTCGACATTTGCAACGAGTGGCCGGGCCGAAGCTGGGCGCCTTTTTTCCCGGAGCAGGGGAATGATTGGCGCACGCCCGCATCGTTTGACTGGATGCGTGAGTGTTGCCGGTTGTTGCGGGAACGTTACCCGGCGTTACCGCTTACAACCTCGTTCAGCACATTTTTGTCTGGCGAAGATCTCCGCGACGCCAATCCGGACTTTCTGGATTTTCTCGAACCGCATCGGTGGATGAGTTTCGCGACTGATTTTTACGAGAGAGTCGGCTATCACTTCGAGCGCTTCGAATCCATCGGTTACGAAAACGTGGTGGCACGGGCAGAGCGGCTTTACCGGAGCGATCCGGAGTACTGGAAAGGGCTGTTCGCACGGGAACTGGACGCGCTGGTCGACTGGAGTCGCGCCACGGGCAAGCCGCTGGTGACGACCGAGGGTTGGGCGATCGTGGACTACAAGGATTGGCCGGGGCTGGACTGGGGCTGGGTCAAGGAACTCAATGCCTGGGCGGTGGAGCGCGTGGTGGCGAGCGGCCGGTGGGCGGCGATCTGCACGAGCAATTTCTGCGGTCCGCAATTCCGGGGCATGTGGCGCGATGTTGACTGGCATCGAAACCTCACGCGGAAAATCCATGCCGGAAAACTTCCATCCTGA
- a CDS encoding polysaccharide deacetylase — protein sequence MKSPRCFPFLSGPFLFAAILLFAGCGRLAAATPPTPEPTAAEAPLIVLKLDDMRARDGKVPAAWQRVVDFAVERKIKISVGIICNSLAADNPDYIAGLKKIAATGLVEFWHHGYTHGSSKDADGGRVTEFSRSSYEKQRDSLLRGMQLAQEKLGVTFVAFGAPFNATDATTARVLSEIPEIRVWLYGNTRDTGGKFVARRVGSVNIENPVHKPNLSALVKGFEAAMSQEPRPGYFVLQGHAGGWDDEKFAEFVRIVDYLTEQGCKFVFPSELPLPDVS from the coding sequence ATGAAGTCTCCCCGTTGCTTCCCGTTCCTGTCCGGTCCCTTCCTGTTCGCTGCGATCCTCCTGTTTGCCGGCTGTGGCCGCCTGGCGGCCGCAACCCCGCCCACGCCGGAGCCGACGGCGGCAGAAGCGCCATTGATCGTGCTCAAGCTGGACGACATGCGGGCGCGTGACGGCAAGGTTCCTGCCGCCTGGCAACGGGTCGTGGATTTTGCGGTCGAGCGGAAGATAAAGATTTCCGTCGGCATCATCTGCAACTCGCTTGCCGCCGATAATCCGGACTACATCGCGGGGCTGAAAAAGATCGCGGCGACCGGCCTGGTCGAATTCTGGCACCACGGTTACACCCACGGCAGCTCGAAGGATGCAGACGGTGGCCGGGTCACGGAATTTTCCCGGAGCAGTTATGAGAAACAACGCGACTCCCTGTTGCGGGGGATGCAACTCGCACAGGAGAAACTCGGCGTCACCTTTGTCGCGTTTGGAGCGCCATTCAACGCGACCGACGCCACGACCGCCCGCGTGCTGTCGGAAATCCCCGAAATCCGCGTCTGGTTGTATGGGAATACCCGTGACACCGGAGGCAAATTTGTCGCCCGCCGGGTGGGTTCGGTGAACATCGAGAATCCCGTTCACAAACCCAATCTCTCCGCCTTGGTCAAAGGTTTCGAAGCCGCGATGAGCCAGGAGCCCCGTCCCGGGTATTTTGTCCTTCAGGGGCATGCGGGAGGATGGGATGATGAGAAATTCGCCGAGTTCGTCCGTATTGTGGATTACCTGACAGAGCAGGGTTGCAAGTTTGTCTTCCCGTCCGAATTGCCCCTGCCGGATGTGTCCTGA